The Lutibacter sp. Hel_I_33_5 genome has a window encoding:
- a CDS encoding UDP-glucose--hexose-1-phosphate uridylyltransferase, which produces MTTDLQDFSHKRFNILTGEWVLVSPHRAKRPWQGQNEKAATEKRPSHDASCYLCAGNKRITGDVNPDYQDVFVFNNDFGALQSDSKVFEVNDNLLQAQSEQGICKVICFSPDHSKSLADMDANDIQKVVAIWQQEYKSLGENEFINYVQIFENKGAVMGCSNPHPHGQIWSQSTLPNEVVKKDSQQQTYYSKNNKSLLGDYLQQEIDKKERIIYENDNFVVLVPFWAIWPFETMIVPKESQSTILKMSDVQTLDFAKAVSAITKAYDKLFECSFPYSSGIHQAPTNGEDNSHWHWHMSFYPPLLRSATVKKFMVGYEMFGTPQRDITAEIAANRLRDLIE; this is translated from the coding sequence ATGACTACAGATTTACAAGATTTTTCACATAAAAGATTTAATATTTTAACCGGAGAATGGGTATTAGTATCTCCACATAGAGCAAAAAGACCTTGGCAAGGACAGAATGAAAAAGCGGCTACAGAAAAAAGACCAAGTCATGATGCTTCATGTTATTTATGTGCTGGAAACAAAAGAATAACTGGTGATGTAAATCCAGACTATCAAGATGTATTTGTTTTTAATAACGATTTTGGAGCCTTACAAAGCGACTCTAAAGTATTTGAAGTCAACGATAATTTATTACAAGCACAAAGCGAACAAGGTATTTGTAAAGTAATTTGTTTTAGTCCGGATCATTCTAAAAGTTTGGCAGATATGGATGCTAACGATATTCAAAAAGTTGTAGCTATATGGCAACAAGAATATAAATCGTTAGGAGAAAATGAATTCATAAATTATGTTCAAATTTTTGAAAATAAAGGTGCAGTTATGGGATGTAGTAATCCGCATCCACATGGACAAATATGGAGTCAGTCTACATTACCTAATGAGGTTGTAAAAAAAGATTCGCAACAACAAACCTATTATAGTAAGAATAATAAAAGTTTATTAGGCGATTATTTGCAGCAAGAGATCGATAAAAAAGAGCGCATTATTTACGAAAACGACAACTTTGTTGTCTTGGTTCCTTTTTGGGCAATTTGGCCATTTGAAACAATGATTGTTCCAAAAGAATCTCAATCAACAATTTTAAAAATGTCTGATGTACAAACATTAGATTTTGCAAAAGCTGTTTCGGCAATTACAAAGGCATATGACAAATTATTTGAGTGCTCATTTCCGTATTCTAGTGGAATTCATCAAGCGCCAACCAATGGAGAAGATAATTCTCACTGGCATTGGCATATGAGTTTTTATCCACCATTATTAAGAAGTGCTACCGTTAAAAAATTTATGGTTGGTTATGAAATGTTTGGAACACCTCAACGTGATATTACTGCAGAAATTGCGGCAAATAGATTAAGAGATTTAATTGAATAA
- the galK gene encoding galactokinase, with product MNKALIQKVEKSFIEKFNTNPMLVFSPGRINLIGEHTDYNDGFVFPAAIDLGIVAGIQKSDTNTSTAFAIDKKEAIEFSFDTLKPSSEGNWENYVFGVVAEILNRGKVLGNFNIAFSGNIPGGSGMSSSAALENSVVYGLNELFNLGFTKEEMIFISQKAEHNYVGVKCGIMDQYASMFGIENNALLLDCRTIKATPYKIDFKGYELLLINTNVKHKLSDSAYNDRRSACENISELLKIKALRDATEDDLANIKDSVSEENYQKALYVIQENKRAEKASEAITNDDLKSLGALIYASHDGLQNQYKVSCKELDFLVDQTKDNPNILGARMMGGGFGGCTINLIKKEEIADFSSSISEAYKNQFNMDCSIYSVQLSDGTHLINDNK from the coding sequence ATGAATAAGGCACTTATACAAAAAGTAGAAAAAAGCTTTATAGAGAAATTTAATACGAACCCAATGTTAGTATTTTCTCCTGGTAGAATTAATTTAATTGGAGAGCATACCGATTATAACGACGGGTTTGTTTTTCCTGCAGCTATCGATTTAGGAATTGTTGCTGGAATTCAAAAAAGTGACACGAATACTTCTACAGCTTTTGCGATTGATAAAAAAGAAGCGATTGAGTTTTCTTTTGACACTTTAAAACCATCTTCTGAAGGAAACTGGGAAAACTATGTTTTTGGTGTTGTAGCAGAAATCTTAAACCGCGGAAAAGTTTTAGGTAATTTTAATATCGCTTTTAGTGGAAATATTCCTGGAGGATCTGGAATGTCTTCTTCTGCTGCTCTAGAAAACAGTGTTGTTTATGGATTAAATGAACTTTTTAATTTAGGGTTTACTAAAGAAGAAATGATTTTTATTTCACAAAAAGCCGAACATAATTATGTGGGTGTAAAATGTGGAATCATGGATCAGTACGCAAGTATGTTTGGAATAGAAAACAACGCGTTATTGCTGGATTGTAGAACGATAAAAGCAACACCTTATAAAATCGATTTTAAAGGATATGAGTTGTTATTAATCAATACAAATGTAAAACACAAATTATCTGACAGTGCATATAACGACAGACGTTCTGCTTGTGAAAACATCTCAGAACTTTTAAAAATAAAAGCTTTACGTGATGCCACTGAAGACGATTTAGCAAACATAAAAGACAGTGTTTCTGAAGAAAATTATCAAAAAGCATTGTATGTAATTCAAGAAAATAAAAGAGCAGAAAAAGCGTCTGAAGCTATTACAAATGATGATTTAAAAAGTCTTGGAGCATTAATTTATGCATCACATGACGGATTGCAAAATCAATATAAAGTTAGTTGTAAAGAACTTGATTTTTTAGTGGATCAAACGAAAGACAACCCTAATATTTTAGGAGCAAGAATGATGGGTGGCGGTTTTGGTGGCTGTACTATCAATTTGATTAAAAAAGAAGAAATCGCAGATTTTTCATCTAGCATTTCAGAAGCCTATAAAAATCAATTTAATATGGATTGTTCAATTTATTCGGTACAACTTTCTGATGGTACTCATTTAATTAACGACAATAAATAA
- a CDS encoding TonB-dependent receptor domain-containing protein: MMSQKKTSLSFNKVPLQEVLVTLENKFEIKFSYNSELIKNQLITFDLQKVTLETIFESIEYQSEVEFEKVTNRYYILKRRTTIDLSKIQNLDEIVVKEYLTSGIHKKNDGSIVFSPSKLGILPGLTEPDVLQSLQLLPGIQSPTETASGLYVRGGTPDQNLILWDGIKMYHSGHFFGMISAFNPYITKDVKLYVNETKAKYGGRISSVIDITSSDKIPDTIEGGVGFNLTHADAYLKIPVTKKVALIASARRSFNDVFESVTFTNISKKVFQNTKISDEQKILEGEDITQNSELFKFSDITLKAIFKPSEKDKITVSNLFAKNVLDFGFTIDEFNETIRDQLNIKNHGSSILWNHDSSTKLSYSLQAYISNLDLDYNGLSTFETTSISEIIRQNNVEDFGVLANADWILNKANSVAFGYQLSQQKIRYQLNFKNKEENLPEEVNNYEDIQKNKVHSLFGEYQYKKEDDFILNGGLRVNYISTLEKLFVEPRIRAQVRLSSELKYKISVEQLYQSVSQIVEFQDEGLGLENQTWILADGEEIPVLKSNQVSTGFAFNKNGTKIDIDGYYKKIDGLTSLTKGFDNPTDVSFFKGKSTVFGIDVLIKKKIDNYRSWISYSFINNQFKFEDVNNGEFFPGNFDVKHHLTWAHSYAYNNFNFSLGFNMRTGTPYTNALGISLIDDTPEINYNKTNGARLPNYSRLDFSATYKFNLSTTKKWVGKIGFSVLNIANRKNILGRSYKISSNFDSAIENFLLQEINRYSLGFTPNLVFRVAF, from the coding sequence ATGATGTCTCAAAAAAAGACATCATTGTCTTTTAATAAAGTACCCTTACAAGAAGTTTTAGTTACGCTTGAAAATAAGTTTGAAATTAAATTCTCATACAACTCAGAATTAATTAAAAATCAACTAATCACGTTTGATTTACAAAAAGTAACGCTTGAAACTATATTTGAATCTATTGAATATCAATCAGAAGTTGAGTTTGAAAAAGTTACCAATCGATATTATATTCTAAAAAGGAGAACAACCATAGACTTATCTAAAATTCAGAATTTAGATGAAATAGTTGTAAAAGAATATCTTACTTCAGGAATTCACAAAAAAAATGATGGATCCATCGTTTTTTCACCAAGTAAATTAGGGATACTTCCAGGCTTAACAGAGCCCGATGTTTTGCAAAGTCTTCAATTACTTCCAGGTATTCAAAGTCCAACAGAAACCGCTTCTGGTTTATATGTTAGAGGTGGAACACCAGATCAAAATTTAATTCTTTGGGATGGAATAAAAATGTATCATTCGGGTCATTTCTTCGGAATGATTTCTGCGTTTAATCCTTACATCACAAAAGATGTAAAGTTATATGTAAACGAAACAAAAGCTAAATATGGTGGAAGAATTTCGAGTGTAATAGATATTACATCTTCAGATAAAATTCCAGATACAATTGAAGGTGGGGTTGGTTTTAATTTAACCCATGCAGATGCATACTTAAAAATTCCTGTCACAAAAAAAGTAGCCTTAATTGCATCTGCAAGACGTTCTTTTAATGATGTTTTTGAATCGGTTACGTTTACAAATATTTCTAAAAAAGTATTTCAGAACACAAAAATTTCGGATGAACAGAAAATCTTAGAAGGAGAAGATATTACTCAAAACTCTGAACTTTTTAAGTTTTCTGATATTACACTAAAAGCAATTTTTAAACCATCAGAAAAAGATAAAATTACGGTAAGTAATTTGTTTGCCAAGAATGTGTTAGATTTTGGTTTTACGATTGATGAATTTAACGAAACAATAAGAGATCAATTAAATATAAAAAACCATGGTTCTAGTATTTTATGGAATCATGATTCAAGCACAAAACTGAGTTATAGTTTACAAGCCTATATTTCTAATTTAGATCTAGATTATAACGGATTATCAACTTTTGAAACCACTTCTATAAGTGAAATTATAAGACAAAATAACGTTGAAGATTTTGGTGTTTTGGCAAATGCAGATTGGATATTAAACAAGGCTAATAGTGTTGCGTTTGGATATCAACTATCACAACAAAAAATACGATATCAATTAAATTTTAAAAACAAAGAAGAAAATTTACCAGAAGAAGTAAATAACTACGAAGACATACAAAAGAACAAAGTGCATTCGTTGTTTGGAGAATATCAATATAAAAAAGAAGACGATTTTATTTTGAATGGAGGTCTTAGAGTAAATTATATATCCACATTAGAAAAGTTGTTTGTTGAGCCTAGAATTAGAGCTCAAGTACGTTTGTCATCAGAATTAAAATATAAAATATCTGTTGAGCAATTATATCAATCGGTAAGTCAAATTGTAGAGTTTCAAGATGAAGGTTTAGGATTAGAAAATCAAACTTGGATTCTTGCAGACGGAGAAGAAATCCCCGTGTTAAAAAGTAATCAAGTTTCTACAGGTTTTGCTTTTAATAAAAATGGAACAAAAATAGATATTGATGGATATTATAAAAAAATTGATGGTTTAACCTCGTTAACCAAAGGTTTTGATAATCCTACTGATGTTTCATTTTTTAAAGGAAAAAGTACTGTTTTTGGTATTGATGTTTTAATAAAAAAGAAAATCGATAACTATAGAAGTTGGATAAGTTATTCATTTATTAATAATCAATTTAAGTTTGAAGATGTAAATAATGGGGAGTTTTTTCCTGGTAATTTTGATGTAAAACATCATCTTACTTGGGCGCATTCTTATGCATATAATAATTTTAATTTTTCTTTAGGTTTTAATATGAGAACAGGAACTCCCTATACAAATGCTTTGGGAATAAGTCTAATAGATGATACACCAGAGATTAATTATAATAAAACTAATGGAGCTAGATTGCCAAATTATAGTAGATTAGATTTTTCGGCTACTTATAAATTTAACCTTTCAACAACTAAAAAGTGGGTAGGAAAAATAGGTTTTTCGGTATTAAATATTGCTAATAGAAAAAATATTTTAGGTAGATCTTATAAAATATCTTCAAATTTTGATAGTGCTATAGAAAACTTCTTACTTCAAGAAATTAATAGATATTCTTTAGGATTTACTCCAAATTTAGTTTTTAGAGTCGCTTTTTAA